The Corynebacterium sphenisci DSM 44792 genome includes the window CTCGCCGAGATCCGGGCCATCGCCAAGGCCAAGTACGACCGGATCCAGTCCGGGGCCGTGGACAACGAGGCCCCCGGGGGCGACACCGGGCTCATCGTCGACGGCGACGGCGACGGCGACGGGCCCTCCGCCGGGGAGGTCGCCGACGCCATCGCCGAGGCGATCGGCTCCACCGGGGCCGATGACGGCGACGCCGACGGCGCGGCCGGGGAGCCCCCGGCCGCCGGGGACGAGGGCGCGCACGCCCACCCCGGCTCGGTGGGCTCGCACAGCATCTTCGCCGCGGTGCTCGGCCTGCTCGGCGCCCCGGGCATCGGCGAGACCGCCGACGAGCTCATCGCCGCGATCGGCGGGCAGGACCCGCAGGCCACCATCGCGGACATCCCGGTGCTGGTGGACATCGTGCTGCAGGCGAACGAGGACAACGACTTCGCCGCCGAATGGCGCGAGGTCCTCGCCACCCTCGGCGGGGTGCTCGGCGACGCCGAGTCCGGGGTGCAGACCGGTGGCACCGTCGCCAATGACGCCGGCCGCGCCGACCCGCTGCGCTACGTGAAGTTCTCCCACGGGATCATCACCTCCTCGCGGACCACCGGCACCCACGCGCTGTGGGGCGAGATCGCCGACGCCTGGGCGGCGCGCGGCTTCGAGACCGGGCCGCTGGGCGCCCCGGTGGGCCGGCAGGCCAAGGACGGCGACCTCTGGCGGGTCGACTTCCAGCACGGCTCGATCACCTTCGACGAGGCCACCGGCGAGATCGCCGTCCACGAGGACTAGCGCACCCGCCGCGCCCGGGGCGCGCCCCGGGCGCGGCGCGCCCCCTCCCCCATCCGGCCGCGCCCCGGCCGATCGGGCTCAGAACCAGCGCTCCAGCACCAGCGCCACCCCGTCATCGTCATTGGCCGCGGTGACCTCGTCGGCGGCGGCGCGCACCTCCGGCCGGGCGTTGCCCATGGCCACCCCCAGCCCCGCCCAGCGCAGCATCTCGATGTCATTGGGCATGTCCCCGAAGCACACCACGTCCCCCGGGCCCGCCCCCACCTGGGCGGCGACCGCCTCCAGGCCCTTGCGCTTGGTCACCCCCGGGGCGGAGACCTCCACCAGCCCGTCCGGCACCGAGAAGGTGACGTGCGCCAGCCCCTCCGGGATCGCCGGGGCGATGATCCGGGCCAGCTCCGCCGAGCCCAGCCCCGGATTGGACAGCAGCAGCTTCGTCGCCGGGGCGGCGAGCAGCTCATCCTCGGCGAGGATGCCGTGCTCGGCGGACTCCCAGGCGTGGCTGTAGGAGGGCGAGACCACGAAGAGCTCGTCGATCGGGTCCGCGGCGCTGACCCCGGCGCGTTCCGCGGCCAGGCCCACCCCGCCGGCGCCCGCGGCGGCCATCGCCGCCCGGGCCCGGTCCACCACCTCCCGCTGCACCGCCGGGGCGATGGAGTGGTCGGCGACCACCCGGTCCGCCTTCGCGTCGTAGATCACCGCCCCGTTGGCGCAGACGCACATCGGCGCCACCGGCAGCTGGTCCAGCACCGGGGTGAGCCAGCGGGCGGGCCGGCCGGTGGCCAGCGCCAGGGGCACCCCGGAGCGCAGCATCCGCAGGATCGCCCGGCGCAGCCGGGGCCGCACCCGGTCCCGGGAGTCCAGCAGCGTGCCGTCGATGTCGCTGGCGACGAGCAGCGGCGGCGTGGCGGCCAGGGTCAACTGCCCCCGCCGTTCCGCTCCGCCTCGCGGGCCTTGCGCTCCTCATGGGCCCGGCGGCGGGCCTCCCGGTCCCGCTCGTCCATGGCGTTGGCCTCCTCCAGGGTGGGCGCGGAACCGCCCAGCGCGGCGGGCATCCAGGGCAGCCCCTCGGGGAAGGGGCCGTAGCGGTCGATGTAGTCCTCGCGCAGCTGGGCGAGCTGCGCCACCATCGCCGCATGCAGCCGGTCGGTGGTCTCCTGGGCGTCCTCGCCGGGCAGGATCGGCTCACCGGCGCG containing:
- a CDS encoding HAD family hydrolase, which produces MTLAATPPLLVASDIDGTLLDSRDRVRPRLRRAILRMLRSGVPLALATGRPARWLTPVLDQLPVAPMCVCANGAVIYDAKADRVVADHSIAPAVQREVVDRARAAMAAAGAGGVGLAAERAGVSAADPIDELFVVSPSYSHAWESAEHGILAEDELLAAPATKLLLSNPGLGSAELARIIAPAIPEGLAHVTFSVPDGLVEVSAPGVTKRKGLEAVAAQVGAGPGDVVCFGDMPNDIEMLRWAGLGVAMGNARPEVRAAADEVTAANDDDGVALVLERWF